A stretch of Gopherus evgoodei ecotype Sinaloan lineage chromosome 12, rGopEvg1_v1.p, whole genome shotgun sequence DNA encodes these proteins:
- the IL17C gene encoding interleukin-17C, producing MAQRPAHVVLPLSESCRWGGLSLVLHPLPLLLSSRKALKHSAPTLAPKLSSHQGRQLLLQDVIAGSNGVLCALLLFSLPAGQAQRRPKDHQRHHHHHCFSQEQLQAGELPTHFVSRTMKWDRYAPVQLVPHLEKMQQEGGQRRKRQVDGCPALQLQATVNSEPNERSLSPWRYRIDEDENRYPQKLAFAECLCAGCIDVKTGRETSSLNSVPMHQTMMVLRRKPCPHNASPGTFAFEVDYIKVPVGCTCVLPRSSG from the exons ATGGCTCAGAGACCAGCCCACGTGGTGCTGCCCCTGTCAGAGAGCTGCCGATGGGGTGGCCTCAGCCTGgttctccaccccctgcccttgcTCCTCAGCAGCAGAAAGGCTTTGAAACACTCTGCTCCTACATTAG CTCCCAAGCTCAGCAGCCACCAAGGAAGGCAGCTCTTGCTACAGGACGTCATCGCCGGCTCCAAC GGGGTGCTGTGCGCCCTGCTCCTGTTCTCCCTGCCAGCCGGCCAAGCCCAGAGGCGGCCAAAGGATCACcagcgccaccaccaccaccactgcttcagccaggagcagctgcaggctgGAGAGCTGCCCACCCACTTTGTGAGCAGGACCATGAAGTGGGACCGATACGCCCCCGTGCAGCTGGTTCCACACCTGGAAAAGATGCAGCAGGAAGGAGGCCAGAGACGCAAGCGCCAAGTAGATGGGtgcccggctctgcagctccaggCTACCGTGAACAGCGAACCCAACGAGCGCTCCCTCTCTCCCTGGAGATACCG CATCGACGAGGACGAGAACCGCTACCCGCAGAAGCTGGCCTTCGCTGAGTGCCTGTGCGCCGGCTGCATCGACGTCAAGACGGGCCGGGAGACGTCCTCACTCAACTCTGTGCCCATGCACCAGACCATGATGGTGCTTCGCCGTAAGCCGTGCCCGCACAATGCCAGCCCTGGGACTTTTGCCTTCGAGGTGGACTACATCAAGGTGCCAGTCGGCTGCACCTGTGTCCTCCCCAGGTCCAGCGGCTGA